GTAGATGAATCCAGTCTTGATCTGATTTTGTGATGACGAGTAAGGTTTGTAATTTTTAAATATTTCTAGAAACGTTCAGGTATAAGGTTTAGTATGAATATTACGCTTCTTTGTTATGCAACCTTTGCTGAAAAAAGCCCTGAGTGTGCTGATAAGTTTCCCATCCTTTCGGGTGAAACTGTCAGTGATGTTCTTCAGAGAGTGGGTATTCCTTTAGCAGAAGTTAAGATAGTTTTTGTAAACGGAATCTCATCAGGTCTGGATGTTCAGCTCTCAGAAGGAGATAGGGTCGGGGTGTTTCCTGCTGTCGGGGGTGGTTGAGTTTTGAATGTTAATGTTTTTAATTCGTGAGGGATTAAATGAAAGGTTTAATTAAAATTTCGGCTCTTGTTTTTACATTGTGTTTGTTTTTTACCTCGTTTGCTCACGCTTCCACTATTAATGCCACAGATTGGTATAATGAAGCTGCCGGAGTTAAGGCCATGCAGCTATGGGTTACCAATCCTGCTGTTTCGATCACGAATGTTAAATTTGAGAAGGGGTCAATTGATGGTTGGTCCTGGTCTTATTCCGGAAATTCAAAATCTAGCGTTATTCTTACTGGTCCAATAACTGGTGGCACCAATGAAATCCATCCAGATATTCAATTTACAGCTCCTAGTAGTGATACTAAATTTGCTGTTGAGTGGGCAGAAACAGGCGAGTCTAACTATTTGACTGGAATCAATTTTTACGAGAATCAAAAGTGGACTTTTACAAAAGGGGAGATCACCAATACTCCTAAGCAGCTTCCGTAATTCTTTAGCTGATTTTAATGGATTGCGAATCCTTAAATAGAATGCTACTCGCTTATCCGCTTCGTTTTAATTTTAATTCTCCACGAGGAGTACGCTATGGGCAGTCGCTGTCTTTTAAAATCAAAAATTCATAGAGC
This Maridesulfovibrio ferrireducens DNA region includes the following protein-coding sequences:
- a CDS encoding MoaD/ThiS family protein, encoding MNITLLCYATFAEKSPECADKFPILSGETVSDVLQRVGIPLAEVKIVFVNGISSGLDVQLSEGDRVGVFPAVGGG